The following is a genomic window from Thermodesulfobacteriota bacterium.
ATAATAAAGAAAAGATTCTCTCTTGATCGCTTGACCCCTTGAACCCTCAAGCCAGCGGCTTTAGCCGATGGTAGTTGACTTTATTAGCCTTCTTAAGAAAGGAGGAGAGGAATGTTTAAAAAAATTTTTATTATATTAGTTATTCTGTTTGTTGCTGCATTTCTGACCCATCCTTTTCTGGTTCAAAAATCAGAAGCTGCAATAGAAAAGATAGCCGAGGTTTCGAAATATACAGGAGAAGTTATGGTACGAACCGGAATGGAATGGAATACCCTCAAAAAAGTTCCATACCCTTTGTTTCCGGGAGATAAAGTAGTCACAAAACAGGGTAGAGCCGAGATTAAATTTCTTGACGGAAGCCTCTTAAGGTTGGATCTGGACTCTAATATAAGGATATCTGAAAAAAAAGAAAAGAGGGGGCTCATCTTTAAGAAGCTTGTCTTTGTTCGAAATATAAAGATTGTCCTTGGCAAGGTGTGGTTCGATGTTAGACCAGCCAAGGATTCTGAGACCACATTTATTGCGCCTACTATGACTGCTGCCATAAGGGGAACCAGGGGAGTAAACGAGGTAGCACCAGACGGCAGGGCTGCATGGGGGTTGACGGAGGGGTCTGCTGAAACCAGGGGAAGTTTTTCAAGACCCAGTACCTTTGTGCCCCCCAACGTTGCTGTTCCAGCAAGGCAGCTGCCACCCAGAAATCCTGTTGCAGCCAACTCACTGCCCCAAAAAGCTGTTGCTGAATCTATTGTGAAGCAGGTTGCTGCCAGGGCTGCTGCGGAGAAAGCTGATGCTGCCATGGCTGTTGCGGCTAAGATTGTTGACAAGAAAGCCGCTGCTATAGCAGAGGCTCAGGCTTCGGCTGCTAAGGCAGAGGCCGCCAGATTTGAAGCTGAGGCCCGGGTAGTATCAGCCTCAGAGACTGTCGTGGAAGCGAGAACTCTCAGAGATACAGCTGCTGCTAATGCGGCACAGGAAGCCGTAAATAAGGCTGTTGCTGCCGTAAAAACTGTAGCTGAATTAGCCAATAATGCCAGAAAGGCTGCAGACCAGGCAAGAGCTGCTGCAGATGTTAATTCTGCTGTAGTTGCTGCTACTGTTGCTAAGAGCGCTGCTACTGCGAGTGATTCTGCCGGGGCAGTTGTTGCTACGAATGCATTTGTGGCTGCTGCCCAGTCTGCAGGGGAAAAGGATGAAGCTGTCAGGGCAATAAAGGCAGTTGCTTCAGCCGAGGATGCAGCAAAGAAGGCACAAGAAGCAGCCGTTAGTATTGCTGTTATAGCTGAAAAGGCTGTTAAGGAAAAGGCCGCTAATATGGTTAATGCCGCTTTAGAACTTGGCAAGGCTGCTGCTGAAGTTTTAAAGGCTACTACGGAGTTAGCCCTGTCTGTTAAAGACATGGCAAGAGTGGCTGCTCTCGGTGATGTTGAAGGGTCAGATAAAGCTGCTGAGGCTATAGTTAAAGCAGAGGCAAGTACAGCGTCTTCTTTTGAAGCCTTAAAAGAGGGAACAAATGCATTGGAAAAAGGGGACGTGAAGGGACTGCAGCAAGCGGTCATCACCGTAAACAAAACAGCTAAAGAAACAAGTAATATAATGACCGAAGCAGCAACACGGACCAGAGGGGCACTGGCTGTAGTAGAGAAAATTGTGACCCAGGAAACGGCTCCAATGCCATATATTCCTCCTCCTACGCCACCGGTTGCTCCAGAAGAGTATGTTCCGCCGCCACCACCACCGGAAGAAGAGGTGGCTAGCCCCGCAACTTAGATACTGGTAAAGTGAAAATCATCCGGGACCATCGAAGGATTCTTCGATGGTCCCTCTGGCTTATTCATATACATAAAGGAGATAAAGGATGAACAATCAGACAAGAAGGGTTTGCAAAATCGGCTGTTATCTTTTTATCCCTCTTATCTTAATACTTTTGATAATATTTTATCCTGTTAATATAATAGCTCAGGAAGAAAAGGCTCAAGAAGGTGCTCGGGAGGGACTGCGGTTGGGACCTTTAAAGCTTAAACCTGCCCTGAGTGTCAAAAAAGAACATACCGACAATTTCTTTCAGGAAGACTCCGATGAAAAAGATGATTATATCACCACTGTGACCCCGGGATTAATGCTCCAGCTGCCTATGGGGAAACACCTCTTTCAAGTTGACTACCATGCGGATATTATTTATCTTTCTGAATACGATAACTATGATACCAATGAGCATTTTGCCGATACTATGCTGGATCTGAACTTTCCGGGCGGATTATCTGTAAAATTTGCAAATAACTATTCTTCTACATCCAATCCCCCTACCTCCGATGGCGATAGAAGAAAAAAGTATTATCAAAATGACTCTTCTGCTGAGGTATCCTATAAATCTGCTGATCGTTATAAGATTGATGTAAAATACGGGCATACAGTAAAGCGTATGGAGGACGAAGCGGATGAGACTGATACCTTCGATGAAGATAAAGCGGATATAACCTTTTCCTATCGAATCCTCCCTAAGACATCAATCTTACTGGAATATGGCTTTTCTCACGTGGACAACGAAGACAAGGGTGGAACTTCTACCGATAACAACAATCAGAAGGTCTGGCTGGGTGTTTCATGGGATCCTACTGCCAAGCTTAATGGAACGATAAAGGGTGGATACACAACTAAGGACTATGAAGAGGCTGCATTTGAGAACAGGTATGATTATGGTATGTTAATTGACCTGTCTTTCAATAAATCTGAGTATACCTCTATAAAGTTAGCAGGCTTCCGCCGTATTGTTGAGACTGCAGTTACTCTTGCACAATCAGATTATGGCCCCGAATATGTCTCTACCGGAGGCTCTCTATCTTTCAACCATAAGTTCACCAGAAAGATAGGGACAGTCATTAATGTGTCTTATACTTATGATGACTACCTGGAGGAAGGCACTTTAGGAACCCCTGAGGGTAAAAAGAGAAAGGACGAACTCTTTAGCAGTGGGATAGCCCTGAATTTTAAGATTCAAAAATGGTTAGGTTTTGACCTGGAATACAAGTATAACAAAAAAGACTCGAATTTTGATACAAATGACTACAAAGAAAATAAGGCTATGGCAAAAATATCTATAGTCTTTTGACATTAAAATATGGATCATCTCCAAAAAAGTTGGTGAAATCATGAGGATTCAAGGGTTCGAGGGGAATCCGAGAATCTTTTCCACCAACTAAATGGGAGGAGAACCAAAAATATAAAGTCAGTTTAAACTGGCATGAATTAGAGAAGGAATAGAAGGGTCAAAAATAGCAATATTAGTTGTTAAAAAGAGTGTATCTTAAGGGGCGGAAGCTTATCCAAAATAAATGATTACCTTGTTCGGCAGGGAAACTTATGAAATATAACATGGGACATAAAGGAACCTAAGAAACCCAATGAACTCAGAGAATCCAAAAAGTCTGGCAGGAAAGACCTTCCGTCATTTATTTTTCCTCTTCTGTTTTCTGTTTTCCATCTTTACAATCACATCCTGTGTAAGTTATCCTGATATCCCTGAAGTAAACAGAATGAAGGAAGTCGAGGAAGCCAAGCCCTCAAAAGGCAAGGAGGAGGAATCCATAGCTAAAGTGTTTGAGAAAAAAGTCAAGATTATAGCCTCCTCCTTTAAATCTCATGAACCCAAAGACTACAGGATTGGTCCTGAGGATGTTCTTCAAGTGCAGGTTTGGGATCATGATGACTTAACGAGGACAGTAAAGGTGTCGAGGGAAGGCGAGTTTTCCTATCCCCTGATTGGCAGGGTTCATGCAGATGGGGTAACTGTTTCCGAATTGGAGAAGGACATCCGGACCAAGCTTTCGGGAAGATTCATCATTAATCCGCAGGTTACTATTTCAGTCAATAGCTACGAAAGTAAACGGATATATATCCTCGGAGAGGTAGGGGGGCCCCAGAGTAAGGGACAGGGTCCAGGGGTCTATCCCCTGACCGGTGAGACTACGCTTGTTGAGATTCTTTCTAAGGCAGGCGGTCCTACCCAGGATGCCGGTGACGATGTAATTGTAGTAAGACCTAGAAACGTAGGAAGTAAAGGGAGCCCGATTCCTCTGGAGAAGGCAGGGGAGGGCGAGGTAATTACACTGAACCTGAGGAAGCTTCTTGAGGGAGATGAAAGGCAAAATATTCTTCTTAAGCATGGCGATACTATCTATCTTTCTAAGGCCGAATATTTCTTTGTAGTTGGCGAGGTAAAAAGAGAAGGCAGATACAAGTTGGAAAAGGGGACCACTGTGCTTAAGGGAATCACCACAGCCGGAGGGTTTACCGACAAAGCGGCGAAGGGTAAGGTAATGGTGCTGCGGGAAGGGGACGGCAAGAAGATAAAGATTCCGGTGAAAATGACTGACCTTATAACAGCCCAGGATGTTATTATGGTCCCAGAGAGTTTCTTTTAGAGAGGTTTGTTAATCAATGAAACCAAAAGAAGATATTCATCTTCGAGACTACATAAGGGTTATCCTTAAGCGAAAGGCGACTGTACTTACTGTTTTTGTTGTTCTGATTGGTACTGTTACTATTGGCTCTTTCAAGATGAAACCGGTTTTTAGGGCCACCGCTCAGATACTGATAGAGACAGAGACTCCTAATATAGTGAATATTAAAGAGGTTCTGG
Proteins encoded in this region:
- a CDS encoding FecR domain-containing protein; translation: MFKKIFIILVILFVAAFLTHPFLVQKSEAAIEKIAEVSKYTGEVMVRTGMEWNTLKKVPYPLFPGDKVVTKQGRAEIKFLDGSLLRLDLDSNIRISEKKEKRGLIFKKLVFVRNIKIVLGKVWFDVRPAKDSETTFIAPTMTAAIRGTRGVNEVAPDGRAAWGLTEGSAETRGSFSRPSTFVPPNVAVPARQLPPRNPVAANSLPQKAVAESIVKQVAARAAAEKADAAMAVAAKIVDKKAAAIAEAQASAAKAEAARFEAEARVVSASETVVEARTLRDTAAANAAQEAVNKAVAAVKTVAELANNARKAADQARAAADVNSAVVAATVAKSAATASDSAGAVVATNAFVAAAQSAGEKDEAVRAIKAVASAEDAAKKAQEAAVSIAVIAEKAVKEKAANMVNAALELGKAAAEVLKATTELALSVKDMARVAALGDVEGSDKAAEAIVKAEASTASSFEALKEGTNALEKGDVKGLQQAVITVNKTAKETSNIMTEAATRTRGALAVVEKIVTQETAPMPYIPPPTPPVAPEEYVPPPPPPEEEVASPAT
- a CDS encoding outer membrane beta-barrel protein; amino-acid sequence: MNNQTRRVCKIGCYLFIPLILILLIIFYPVNIIAQEEKAQEGAREGLRLGPLKLKPALSVKKEHTDNFFQEDSDEKDDYITTVTPGLMLQLPMGKHLFQVDYHADIIYLSEYDNYDTNEHFADTMLDLNFPGGLSVKFANNYSSTSNPPTSDGDRRKKYYQNDSSAEVSYKSADRYKIDVKYGHTVKRMEDEADETDTFDEDKADITFSYRILPKTSILLEYGFSHVDNEDKGGTSTDNNNQKVWLGVSWDPTAKLNGTIKGGYTTKDYEEAAFENRYDYGMLIDLSFNKSEYTSIKLAGFRRIVETAVTLAQSDYGPEYVSTGGSLSFNHKFTRKIGTVINVSYTYDDYLEEGTLGTPEGKKRKDELFSSGIALNFKIQKWLGFDLEYKYNKKDSNFDTNDYKENKAMAKISIVF
- a CDS encoding polysaccharide biosynthesis/export family protein, encoding MNSENPKSLAGKTFRHLFFLFCFLFSIFTITSCVSYPDIPEVNRMKEVEEAKPSKGKEEESIAKVFEKKVKIIASSFKSHEPKDYRIGPEDVLQVQVWDHDDLTRTVKVSREGEFSYPLIGRVHADGVTVSELEKDIRTKLSGRFIINPQVTISVNSYESKRIYILGEVGGPQSKGQGPGVYPLTGETTLVEILSKAGGPTQDAGDDVIVVRPRNVGSKGSPIPLEKAGEGEVITLNLRKLLEGDERQNILLKHGDTIYLSKAEYFFVVGEVKREGRYKLEKGTTVLKGITTAGGFTDKAAKGKVMVLREGDGKKIKIPVKMTDLITAQDVIMVPESFF